A genomic segment from Triticum dicoccoides isolate Atlit2015 ecotype Zavitan chromosome 1A, WEW_v2.0, whole genome shotgun sequence encodes:
- the LOC119364767 gene encoding uncharacterized protein LOC119364767, protein MPSWPNSNKTSDDDDGYMSEFSSMQMEYFQTPDTVIDPSFYGLVTESDRRCILHRQRAGKFVAFEGTDTGRRFIGCATEDGVNCGVLEWVDAPWPVILQRRLSKLWDMYHEQNLGRAQDNEAHGIEVAKLQKELDSLANQYSRLVDDVSKLFDY, encoded by the exons ATGCCGTCGTGGCCGAACAGCAACAAGACGTCGGACGATGATGATGGGTACATGAGCGAGTTCAGCAGCATGCAGATGGAGTACTTT CAAACTCCTGACACTGTGATAGACCCTAGTTTCTATGGGCTTGTGACTGAATCTGACAGAAGGTGCATCCTACACAGGCAGAGGGCGGGCAAGTTTGTGGCATTTGAAGGCACTGACACTGGCAGGAGATTCATAGGATGTGCTACTGAG GATGGTGTGAACTGTGGTGTTCTGGAGTGGGTAGATGCCCCCTGGCCTGTAATTCTGCAAAGGCGCTTAAGCAAGCTCTGGGATATGTATCATGAGCAGAACCTTGGTAGAGCCCAGGATAATGAGGCTCATGGGATAGAGGTTGCAAAACTGCAGAAGGAGCTTGATTCTCTGGCCAATCAGTATAGCCGGCTGGTGGATGATGTGTCCAAGTTGTTTGATTATTAG